The following are encoded together in the Corallococcus silvisoli genome:
- a CDS encoding LysM peptidoglycan-binding domain-containing protein: MTTYSVRSGDTLSGLAQRFNTSVGSLQKTNHIANANLIRVGQRLTVPDGFQAAPSKGGSYTVRSGDTLSGIAGRHGTTVAALAKANHIADPNKIYVGQKLTIPGASGGGGAAPVPSKPTGGATYTVRSGDTLSGIAGRYGTSVGALQQANHIADPNKIYVGQKLTIPGRSGGAGTSNPPPATGGVGGTPGTSGGKGGVSVAQLRRIMPNLSQAKAEQYLPHLNKAMAEANINTPRRKEMFLAQLAHESGELRYMEEIASGAAYEGRKDLGNTQPGDGMRYKGRGPIQLTGRANYRAAGKALGIDLEGHPERAKDPDVAFRIAGWYWNSRNLNSYADAGNFREVTRRINGGYNGLASREMYYRRAQDVLG; encoded by the coding sequence GTGACGACCTATTCCGTTCGTAGCGGCGACACGTTGAGCGGGCTGGCGCAGCGCTTCAACACGTCGGTGGGTTCGCTTCAGAAGACGAACCACATCGCGAACGCGAACCTCATCCGCGTGGGCCAGAGGCTGACGGTCCCGGATGGGTTCCAGGCGGCGCCTTCGAAGGGCGGCAGCTACACGGTGCGCAGCGGCGACACGCTGAGCGGCATCGCGGGCCGGCACGGCACGACGGTGGCGGCGCTGGCGAAGGCGAACCACATCGCGGATCCGAACAAGATCTACGTGGGCCAGAAGCTCACGATTCCGGGGGCGAGTGGCGGTGGTGGCGCGGCGCCGGTGCCGTCGAAGCCGACGGGTGGCGCGACGTACACGGTGCGCAGCGGCGACACGCTGAGCGGCATCGCGGGCCGGTACGGCACGTCGGTGGGCGCGTTGCAGCAGGCGAACCACATCGCGGATCCGAACAAGATCTACGTGGGCCAGAAGCTCACGATTCCGGGCCGCAGCGGGGGCGCGGGCACGTCGAATCCGCCGCCGGCGACGGGCGGGGTCGGGGGGACGCCGGGCACGTCGGGCGGCAAGGGTGGGGTGTCGGTGGCGCAGCTGCGGCGGATCATGCCGAACCTGTCGCAGGCGAAGGCGGAGCAGTACCTGCCGCACCTGAACAAGGCGATGGCGGAGGCGAACATCAACACGCCCCGGCGCAAGGAGATGTTCCTGGCGCAGCTGGCGCACGAGAGCGGCGAGCTGCGCTACATGGAGGAGATCGCCTCGGGCGCCGCGTACGAGGGCCGCAAGGACCTGGGCAACACGCAGCCGGGCGACGGCATGCGCTACAAGGGACGCGGGCCCATCCAGCTCACGGGGCGCGCGAACTACCGCGCGGCGGGCAAGGCGCTGGGCATCGACCTGGAGGGCCACCCGGAGCGCGCGAAGGATCCAGACGTCGCGTTCCGCATCGCGGGTTGGTACTGGAACTCGCGCAACCTGAACAGCTACGCGGACGCGGGCAACTTCCGCGAGGTCACCCGCCGCATCAACGGCGGCTACAACGGCCTGGCCAGCCGCGAGATGTACTACCGCCGCGCGCAGGACGTGCTGGGCTGA
- a CDS encoding cytochrome c: MKPTPCLPGTSSVSRSLRVLAVLALGTLAPACRREAPTFEPLKLADGATVPAATLARGYDVYTHYCASCHGEKGDGQGPAGSGMRPPPRNFHQGLFKFGGVAAGELPTDDALKRTLRRGLHGTPMFGWDVPPADVDAVVQYLKTFSPRWTQEPPGAALALSEDPWKGREAEAVARGRTVYHVAGKGNAGCSSCHVAYLPRAELAALTESVTGRKVNLANADPYTALPRDSDYSLTVDAKGEATRFAKVLPPDFLFHRLRTVWPQGTRVEGQPYTAQVQREDLYRVMAAGVGGAAMPSWKGAIPEENLWALAYYVQTLVAMHDTDAARDLQQQLRDSKVQP, encoded by the coding sequence ATGAAGCCCACTCCCTGCCTCCCTGGAACGTCCTCCGTCTCGCGCTCGCTCCGCGTGCTCGCCGTGCTCGCGCTGGGGACGCTCGCCCCCGCCTGCCGCCGGGAGGCGCCCACCTTCGAGCCGCTGAAGCTCGCGGACGGCGCCACGGTTCCGGCCGCGACGCTGGCGCGCGGCTACGACGTCTACACGCACTACTGCGCGTCCTGTCACGGCGAGAAGGGCGACGGCCAGGGCCCCGCGGGTTCGGGCATGCGCCCCCCGCCGCGCAACTTCCACCAGGGCCTGTTCAAGTTCGGAGGCGTGGCCGCCGGCGAGCTGCCCACCGACGACGCGCTGAAGCGCACCCTGCGCAGGGGGCTGCACGGCACCCCGATGTTCGGGTGGGACGTGCCCCCGGCGGACGTGGACGCCGTCGTGCAGTACCTCAAGACCTTCAGCCCCCGCTGGACGCAGGAGCCTCCGGGCGCGGCGCTCGCGCTGTCCGAGGACCCCTGGAAGGGCCGCGAAGCCGAGGCCGTGGCGCGCGGACGCACCGTCTACCACGTGGCCGGCAAGGGCAACGCGGGCTGCTCCAGCTGCCACGTCGCCTACCTTCCCCGCGCCGAGCTCGCCGCGCTCACCGAGAGCGTCACGGGTCGCAAGGTGAACCTGGCGAACGCGGATCCGTACACCGCGCTGCCCAGGGACTCGGACTACTCGCTCACCGTGGACGCGAAGGGCGAAGCCACGCGGTTCGCCAAGGTGCTGCCCCCGGACTTCCTCTTCCACCGCCTGCGCACCGTGTGGCCCCAGGGCACCCGCGTCGAGGGCCAGCCCTACACCGCCCAGGTCCAGCGCGAGGACCTCTACCGCGTCATGGCCGCCGGCGTCGGCGGCGCCGCCATGCCCTCGTGGAAGGGCGCCATCCCGGAGGAGAACCTCTGGGCGCTCGCCTACTACGTGCAGACCCTCGTCGCGATGCACGACACCGACGCCGCCCGCGACCTCCAGCAGCAGCTGCGGGACTCCAAGGTGCAACCCTGA
- a CDS encoding YceI family protein — MIACRLAPLAALLLALPAAAQDAVRMYSVKKDSSNLTYKLIHKLHEVSGKAPPSEGKAVLKPDGTLQVAVRAQVKDFDSQNSNRDTHMLEVTEASKFPLVELKAVATGVKAPATFPGSVPVKLKGKLTFHGVTKDVEVPMTVKFDSAKQVTADGAFEISLEGYNIERPTLLLVKVDDKLVLEPHLVFQEGT; from the coding sequence GTGATTGCCTGTCGACTCGCCCCGCTTGCTGCCCTGCTGCTCGCGCTCCCCGCCGCCGCGCAGGACGCGGTCCGCATGTATTCCGTGAAGAAGGACTCCAGCAACCTCACCTACAAGCTCATCCACAAGCTGCACGAGGTGTCCGGCAAGGCCCCTCCCAGCGAGGGCAAGGCCGTGCTGAAGCCGGACGGCACCCTCCAGGTGGCCGTGCGCGCCCAGGTGAAGGACTTCGACTCCCAGAACTCCAACCGCGACACGCACATGCTGGAGGTGACGGAGGCGTCCAAGTTCCCGCTCGTGGAGCTCAAGGCCGTGGCCACCGGCGTGAAGGCGCCCGCGACCTTCCCGGGCTCCGTGCCGGTGAAGCTCAAGGGCAAGCTCACCTTCCACGGCGTGACGAAGGACGTGGAGGTCCCCATGACGGTGAAGTTCGACTCCGCGAAGCAGGTGACCGCGGACGGCGCCTTCGAGATCAGCCTGGAGGGCTACAACATCGAGCGCCCCACGCTGCTGCTGGTGAAGGTGGATGACAAGCTGGTGCTGGAGCCCCACCTCGTCTTCCAGGAGGGCACGTGA
- a CDS encoding cytochrome C oxidase subunit III, giving the protein MSTNDPSGTLDSASLQRDEANLWFGVVLAHAAAAMLFCAVAFAADFYRLRGFWPPASARPGYLVPSLAGGLLLTGGALLHVALRPAPRRARRVFLGALGAGAGFLAAQASWLHVLWWYRDLRIPDGGVFASALYGLSAVQAAHLAVVLGGLLRAALRFLRGGDVRAPLRRALPGWWCSTVMYGVLFAVVYLP; this is encoded by the coding sequence GTGAGCACGAACGACCCCAGCGGGACGCTGGACTCCGCGTCCCTCCAGCGCGACGAGGCCAACCTCTGGTTCGGCGTCGTCCTCGCGCACGCGGCGGCGGCGATGCTCTTCTGCGCGGTGGCCTTCGCCGCGGACTTCTATCGCCTGCGCGGCTTCTGGCCTCCGGCCTCCGCGCGGCCCGGATACCTCGTTCCCTCGCTGGCGGGGGGGCTGCTGCTCACCGGCGGCGCGCTGCTGCACGTCGCGCTCCGGCCCGCGCCGCGCCGGGCCCGGCGCGTGTTCCTGGGCGCGCTGGGCGCGGGGGCGGGGTTCCTCGCGGCGCAGGCGTCCTGGCTGCACGTGCTGTGGTGGTACCGCGACCTGCGCATTCCGGACGGCGGCGTCTTCGCCTCCGCGTTGTACGGCCTGTCGGCGGTGCAGGCCGCGCATCTGGCGGTGGTGCTCGGCGGGTTGCTGCGCGCCGCCCTTCGCTTCCTGCGCGGCGGCGATGTCCGCGCCCCGCTGCGGCGGGCCCTGCCCGGCTGGTGGTGTTCGACGGTGATGTACGGCGTCCTCTTCGCGGTGGTGTACCTCCCATGA
- a CDS encoding glycosyltransferase family 87 protein, producing the protein MQPAPTPLAAPFSSTAPRASRGRDLWPLLLIALGAWVLRALAFFHSGPLGYPMDYDEGVYFSAASLLLRGDLPYRDFIFVHPPGSLLLWAPGAALTLGFDAATAYGVTRHAAAAVGALCAFLAGRVAWRAWGPLAGCVAALAYAAYPEAALVERGAFLEPLLNVLCLGFANLWLASATPSRGRGIGAGVLLGLAVSVKLPGGAWLVAALLARPWKESRRDALLCMVAALATFAVVVGPLAALAPSEFLRDVISFQALRPPDGESDRWLRLHDLFHERRLGEVVLALIGLGAAGARALRTDAEGRPTSRFFACAFVLGVALFLASRTYWNQYNAHLAASEAVLAGLGAAVLHAFSQRWGRTASRAVAGLALAGACLPGAWHVVESALWQAPDVVALARYLRAEVPPNACLFAFDPGWGLAAGRLPTGATPVVDSYATMLQDAMSTGDRFEDTAEALSAPEAQQALRVMLDACRFVVLGPRGDWQLTPESRPWFKQRFVRRFPTGDTGGVDLWEHRPPER; encoded by the coding sequence ATGCAGCCCGCTCCCACTCCGCTCGCAGCGCCGTTCTCGTCCACCGCTCCGCGCGCCTCGCGGGGCCGGGACCTCTGGCCGTTGTTGCTCATCGCGCTGGGGGCCTGGGTGCTTCGCGCGCTGGCGTTCTTCCACTCCGGCCCGCTGGGCTACCCGATGGACTACGACGAGGGCGTCTACTTCTCCGCCGCGTCCCTCCTGCTGCGCGGAGACCTGCCCTACCGGGACTTCATCTTCGTGCACCCGCCGGGCTCGCTCCTGCTCTGGGCCCCCGGCGCCGCGCTCACGCTGGGGTTCGACGCGGCCACCGCCTACGGTGTCACCCGCCATGCCGCCGCCGCCGTGGGCGCGCTCTGCGCGTTCCTCGCGGGCCGCGTCGCGTGGCGCGCGTGGGGGCCGCTCGCGGGCTGCGTGGCCGCGCTCGCCTATGCCGCGTATCCGGAGGCCGCCCTCGTCGAGCGCGGCGCCTTCCTCGAGCCCCTGCTCAACGTCCTGTGCCTGGGCTTCGCGAACCTGTGGCTCGCCTCCGCCACCCCTTCGCGCGGACGCGGCATCGGCGCGGGCGTGCTGCTGGGCCTCGCGGTGTCCGTGAAGCTGCCCGGAGGAGCCTGGCTGGTCGCCGCGCTGCTCGCCCGTCCATGGAAGGAGTCGCGCCGCGACGCGCTCCTGTGCATGGTCGCCGCGCTCGCCACGTTCGCCGTCGTCGTGGGCCCGCTGGCCGCGCTCGCGCCTTCCGAGTTCCTCCGCGACGTCATCTCCTTCCAGGCCCTGCGCCCCCCGGATGGAGAGTCGGACCGCTGGCTGCGCCTGCACGACCTCTTCCACGAGCGCCGGCTGGGCGAGGTCGTGCTCGCCCTCATCGGCCTGGGCGCGGCCGGCGCGCGAGCCCTTCGCACCGACGCCGAGGGCCGCCCCACCTCCCGCTTCTTCGCCTGCGCGTTCGTCCTCGGCGTGGCCCTGTTCCTCGCGTCGCGGACCTACTGGAACCAGTACAACGCGCACCTCGCCGCGTCCGAAGCCGTGCTCGCGGGCCTGGGCGCCGCCGTGTTGCATGCCTTCAGCCAGCGCTGGGGCCGCACCGCGTCGCGCGCCGTGGCCGGGCTCGCCCTGGCCGGTGCGTGCCTGCCTGGTGCGTGGCACGTCGTCGAGAGCGCCCTGTGGCAGGCCCCGGACGTCGTCGCGCTCGCGCGATACCTGCGCGCCGAGGTGCCCCCCAACGCGTGCCTCTTCGCGTTCGACCCGGGATGGGGGCTCGCGGCCGGGCGGCTCCCCACGGGCGCCACGCCCGTGGTGGACAGCTACGCCACCATGCTCCAGGACGCCATGAGCACCGGCGACCGCTTCGAAGACACCGCCGAGGCCCTCTCCGCCCCGGAAGCACAGCAGGCCCTGCGCGTCATGCTGGACGCCTGCCGCTTCGTCGTCCTCGGCCCGCGCGGTGACTGGCAGCTCACGCCGGAGAGCCGACCCTGGTTCAAGCAGCGCTTCGTCCGCCGCTTCCCCACGGGCGATACCGGCGGCGTGGACCTCTGGGAGCACCGCCCTCCGGAGCGCTAG
- a CDS encoding ArsA family ATPase, producing the protein MSLDGLLRDKRIIVLCGAGGVGKTTTAAALGVAAARAGRHVLVLTIDPARRLAEAMGLKENGSEPTSVPPERLYADGARGAGRLDVWMLEPHIVFERMVRRLSATESAARAVLEHRLYRFLSELVAGVQEYAAAEALDGFLAEGHYDLILLDTPPSRHALDFLDAPGRLARFLDDRVVSLFGPDSGRAGRLWQGAQALVGKVLDGIFGDGFAQEMRTFVAAFGGLFAGIRLHADRLRQHLSSKDAAFLLVTSPEAAALREAAFFQEALQAKGLPFAGYVLNRSWAREDGLAPAANLKSHARGAADTDAVLALEHLEGMEDARAKAHRSLLARLAEGLPRGALAIAAPDAGADLEDFRGLVHLGDALTVA; encoded by the coding sequence ATGAGCCTGGACGGCTTGCTGCGCGACAAGCGGATCATCGTCCTGTGCGGCGCGGGCGGCGTGGGCAAAACGACGACGGCGGCGGCGCTGGGCGTGGCCGCGGCCCGCGCGGGGCGCCACGTGCTGGTGCTCACCATCGACCCGGCGCGCCGGCTGGCGGAGGCGATGGGGCTGAAGGAGAACGGCTCGGAGCCCACGTCCGTGCCCCCGGAGCGGCTCTACGCGGACGGCGCCCGCGGCGCGGGCCGGCTGGACGTGTGGATGCTGGAGCCGCACATCGTCTTCGAGCGCATGGTGCGCCGGCTGTCCGCCACGGAGAGCGCCGCGCGCGCCGTGCTGGAGCATCGCCTGTACCGCTTCCTGTCGGAGCTGGTCGCGGGCGTGCAGGAGTACGCCGCCGCGGAGGCGCTGGACGGCTTCCTGGCGGAGGGGCACTACGACCTCATCCTCCTGGACACCCCGCCCAGCCGCCACGCGCTGGACTTCCTGGACGCCCCGGGCCGGCTGGCGCGCTTCCTGGACGACCGGGTGGTGTCCCTCTTCGGTCCGGATTCGGGCCGCGCCGGCCGGCTGTGGCAGGGCGCGCAGGCGCTGGTGGGCAAGGTGCTGGACGGCATCTTCGGCGACGGCTTCGCGCAGGAGATGCGCACCTTCGTCGCCGCCTTCGGAGGCCTGTTCGCCGGCATCCGGCTGCACGCGGACCGGCTGCGCCAGCACCTGTCGTCGAAGGACGCGGCCTTCCTGCTCGTCACGTCGCCGGAGGCCGCGGCGCTGCGCGAGGCCGCCTTCTTCCAGGAGGCGCTCCAGGCCAAGGGCCTGCCCTTCGCGGGCTACGTGCTCAACCGCAGCTGGGCGCGCGAGGACGGCCTCGCCCCGGCCGCCAACCTGAAGTCCCACGCCCGCGGCGCCGCGGACACCGACGCGGTGCTCGCGCTGGAGCACCTGGAGGGCATGGAGGACGCGCGCGCGAAGGCCCACCGGTCGCTGCTGGCGAGGCTTGCGGAGGGGCTGCCCCGGGGCGCGCTGGCCATCGCCGCGCCGGACGCGGGCGCGGACCTGGAGGACTTCCGGGGACTCGTGCACCTGGGCGACGCGCTCACCGTCGCCTGA
- a CDS encoding ArsA-related P-loop ATPase, translating to MLESLWSRRAVLVSGKGGVGKTTVSAALALAAARTGRPVLLVELSPDEGGPSALASLVGAKEAGPRVVPVAPNLSFVRLSAQEGHRLFLEETLPVKWLAEAALRSRALRRFLEAGPALKEMGLLFQMLALLRRKHPDGRAVHPLAVVDLPATGHALALATLPRSILSLMPGGPVGRAVREGLDLLQDPSRTGVVLTTLPEPLPVSETLALVEELKDVGLPLSAAVLNRMPEDPFTPESRAALERLLETHGPHRGQRALERLERAREARRRLAAGTPVPQWGMPELALTGMALVERLSELLVSPLEGAAVPSGQEATP from the coding sequence GTGCTGGAGTCCTTGTGGAGCAGACGCGCCGTGCTTGTGTCGGGCAAGGGCGGCGTGGGGAAGACGACGGTCTCCGCGGCCCTGGCCCTGGCGGCGGCCCGCACGGGCCGTCCGGTGCTGCTGGTGGAGCTGTCCCCGGACGAGGGCGGCCCGTCCGCCCTGGCGAGCCTGGTGGGCGCGAAGGAGGCCGGGCCCCGCGTGGTGCCGGTGGCGCCGAACCTGTCCTTCGTGCGCCTGTCCGCCCAGGAGGGGCACCGGCTCTTCCTGGAGGAGACGCTGCCCGTGAAGTGGCTGGCGGAGGCCGCGCTGCGCTCCAGGGCGCTGCGGCGCTTCCTGGAGGCGGGCCCCGCGCTCAAGGAGATGGGGCTGCTGTTCCAGATGCTCGCCCTGCTGCGGCGCAAGCACCCGGACGGCCGCGCGGTGCACCCGCTGGCGGTGGTGGACCTGCCCGCCACCGGCCACGCGCTGGCGCTGGCCACCCTGCCCCGCAGCATCCTGTCGCTGATGCCGGGCGGGCCCGTGGGCCGCGCGGTCCGCGAGGGGTTGGACCTGCTCCAGGACCCTTCGCGCACCGGCGTGGTGCTCACCACGCTGCCAGAGCCCCTGCCGGTGAGCGAGACCCTGGCGCTGGTGGAGGAGCTGAAGGACGTGGGCCTGCCCCTGTCCGCCGCGGTGCTCAACCGGATGCCGGAGGACCCCTTCACGCCGGAGTCGCGCGCGGCGCTGGAGCGGCTGCTGGAGACGCACGGCCCCCACCGCGGCCAGCGGGCGCTGGAGCGGCTGGAGCGCGCGAGGGAGGCGCGGCGGCGGCTGGCGGCGGGCACGCCCGTGCCACAATGGGGGATGCCGGAGCTGGCGCTGACGGGCATGGCGCTGGTGGAGCGGCTGTCGGAGCTGCTGGTGTCCCCACTCGAAGGGGCCGCTGTCCCGAGCGGCCAGGAGGCCACGCCATGA
- a CDS encoding SpoIIAA family protein yields the protein MAVLREWVFGTQRVSLESSDILWTKVRGSFSETDVRELVDVFHELEAGPDKRLYLVVDLSSSEGLSVAPRKYLAEHVRPTWFRGVVFFGAKRTHREVLRALVVALQFSGDTKLDAEFVDSEAQARAWLEAHRRLQAP from the coding sequence ATGGCGGTGCTGCGGGAGTGGGTCTTCGGGACACAGCGTGTCTCGCTGGAGTCCTCCGACATCCTCTGGACGAAGGTCCGGGGTTCGTTTTCCGAGACGGACGTGCGTGAGCTCGTGGACGTGTTCCATGAGCTGGAGGCGGGCCCCGACAAGCGCCTCTACCTCGTCGTGGACCTGAGCAGCTCCGAGGGGCTGTCGGTGGCGCCACGCAAGTACCTGGCCGAACACGTGCGCCCCACGTGGTTCCGCGGCGTCGTCTTCTTTGGCGCGAAGCGCACGCACCGCGAGGTCCTGCGGGCGTTGGTGGTCGCGCTCCAGTTCTCCGGGGACACGAAGCTGGACGCCGAGTTCGTGGACTCCGAGGCCCAGGCCCGCGCGTGGCTGGAGGCCCACCGGCGCCTTCAAGCCCCCTGA
- a CDS encoding GNAT family N-acetyltransferase, protein MGSTVFLLLTGLYQLRRLMPLADVAPWDFSALFAKGYGTLALLVLFPTLMALWGIIRGDPTRQEKGSMWLLFQSVCWAVVGLVVLFQGEFVAALLMPWHLTLVSAILMTPTTGPREEAPVPPSTPLQPPTVRPAAPEDRAAVASLQSAAVARRPSLFALEPGAEWDERHPVLVAEEDGRVIGCASTSAYSLRECYAGVADFHVFVAKEARGRNVDTLLLESLMKAAEARGIHKLTTCVLAGNTHALERFEKLGFTRVGVHAKHAELNGTRHDVVVVEKVLSASVR, encoded by the coding sequence GTGGGCAGCACGGTCTTCCTGCTGCTGACGGGGCTGTACCAGTTGCGCCGGCTGATGCCGCTCGCGGACGTGGCGCCATGGGACTTCTCGGCGCTGTTCGCGAAGGGCTACGGCACCCTGGCCCTGCTGGTGTTGTTTCCCACGCTGATGGCGCTGTGGGGCATCATCAGGGGCGACCCGACGCGGCAGGAAAAGGGCTCGATGTGGCTGCTGTTCCAGTCGGTGTGCTGGGCGGTGGTGGGGCTGGTGGTGCTCTTCCAGGGCGAGTTCGTCGCGGCGCTCCTGATGCCCTGGCACCTGACGCTGGTGTCCGCCATCCTGATGACCCCGACGACGGGGCCTCGAGAAGAGGCGCCGGTGCCGCCGAGCACCCCACTTCAACCGCCCACCGTGCGGCCCGCGGCGCCTGAGGACCGGGCCGCTGTCGCGTCGCTCCAGTCCGCGGCCGTCGCCCGGCGCCCCTCGCTCTTCGCCCTGGAGCCCGGCGCGGAGTGGGACGAGCGCCACCCGGTGTTGGTGGCGGAGGAGGACGGCCGCGTCATCGGGTGCGCCTCCACCAGCGCCTACAGCTTGCGCGAGTGTTACGCGGGCGTGGCGGACTTCCACGTCTTCGTGGCGAAGGAGGCCCGGGGCAGGAACGTGGACACCCTCCTGCTCGAGTCCCTGATGAAGGCCGCGGAGGCCCGGGGCATTCACAAGCTCACGACCTGCGTGCTCGCCGGCAACACGCACGCGCTCGAGCGGTTCGAGAAGTTGGGCTTCACCCGCGTGGGCGTCCACGCGAAGCACGCGGAGCTCAACGGGACGCGGCACGACGTGGTGGTGGTGGAGAAGGTCCTGTCCGCGAGCGTGCGCTGA
- a CDS encoding nuclear transport factor 2 family protein, with product MERAQRFVDALRNLEEHGDIEPLVALFTDDARVSNVASHSVFSGIAGARRFWTEYKGTLGQVRSTFRNVIESGDRVALEWETQGTAHNGAAIAYEGVSIIEWDGDRVRRFFAYFDPHALGLELAQGTAPRSEVPATTPA from the coding sequence ATGGAACGAGCACAGCGCTTCGTGGACGCACTGCGGAACCTGGAGGAGCACGGCGACATCGAGCCGCTGGTCGCCCTCTTCACCGACGACGCGCGGGTGAGCAACGTGGCCTCGCACAGCGTCTTCTCCGGCATCGCGGGCGCCCGGCGCTTCTGGACCGAATACAAGGGCACGCTCGGTCAGGTGCGCTCCACCTTCCGCAACGTGATTGAGTCCGGCGACCGCGTGGCCCTCGAATGGGAGACGCAGGGCACCGCGCACAACGGGGCCGCCATCGCCTACGAGGGTGTCTCCATCATCGAATGGGATGGCGACCGCGTCCGCCGCTTCTTCGCCTACTTCGATCCGCACGCCCTGGGCCTGGAGCTGGCCCAGGGGACCGCGCCCCGTTCAGAAGTGCCCGCGACCACGCCCGCGTGA
- a CDS encoding CBS domain-containing protein: MGTKDHGNGNGRQDLGRSDISTPPTEAMATHRAPDVAPPGSRERAESDVSGWNPARDEEPAAREGRFHRAAAWRLGQVRTDVDDTGAWRADRDGEHGGAEGPYGRDDRDVRFANGEGPDRTMGEVPDYELRGQRSDYREWDRTGYGGEEPLLRDRPARDPRAAPARPAASSQRRWRRERLTARDVMTRQVRTAHRGSTLREVARLMRDEDCGAVPIVDAEGRLLGLVTDRDLALRAFTGPRSVDGLRAGDVMTEDLQAVMPEEDLHGVIDLMGRRQVRRVPVVEPDDRLVGIIALGDIAQRADQDEALQDALARISSRRSFWSRLR; this comes from the coding sequence ATGGGCACCAAGGACCACGGCAACGGCAACGGACGGCAGGACCTGGGGCGCTCGGACATCTCCACGCCGCCCACGGAGGCCATGGCCACGCACCGCGCCCCGGACGTGGCCCCCCCGGGCTCGCGCGAGCGCGCCGAGTCCGACGTGAGCGGTTGGAACCCCGCGCGCGACGAGGAGCCCGCCGCCCGCGAGGGCCGCTTCCACCGCGCCGCCGCCTGGCGCCTGGGCCAGGTGCGCACCGACGTGGACGACACCGGCGCGTGGCGCGCGGACCGCGACGGCGAGCACGGCGGCGCGGAGGGCCCCTACGGCCGCGACGACCGGGACGTGCGCTTCGCCAACGGCGAAGGCCCCGACCGGACGATGGGCGAGGTCCCCGACTACGAGCTGCGCGGCCAGCGCTCCGACTACCGGGAGTGGGACCGCACCGGCTACGGCGGAGAGGAGCCCCTGCTGCGCGACCGCCCGGCCCGGGACCCGCGCGCGGCCCCCGCCCGACCGGCCGCGTCCTCCCAGCGCCGCTGGAGGCGGGAGCGGCTCACCGCGCGCGACGTGATGACCCGACAGGTGCGCACCGCCCACCGCGGCAGCACGCTGCGCGAGGTGGCGCGGTTGATGCGGGACGAGGACTGCGGCGCCGTGCCCATCGTGGACGCGGAGGGCCGGCTGCTGGGGCTCGTCACGGACCGGGACCTCGCGCTGCGCGCCTTCACCGGCCCGCGCTCCGTGGACGGCCTGCGCGCCGGGGACGTGATGACGGAGGACCTGCAGGCCGTGATGCCGGAGGAGGACCTCCACGGCGTCATCGACCTGATGGGCCGCAGGCAGGTGCGCCGCGTGCCCGTGGTGGAGCCGGATGACCGGCTGGTGGGCATCATCGCGCTGGGGGACATCGCCCAGCGCGCGGACCAGGACGAGGCCTTGCAGGACGCGCTGGCGCGCATCTCGTCGCGGCGCTCGTTCTGGAGCCGGCTGCGCTGA
- a CDS encoding Rieske 2Fe-2S domain-containing protein — MSSSRRDFFKKVLGTGAVVAGLPACAPDIDPAPVLDVPMPGEDGIVALVVQRYPDLSRTGGAVTLRFPGGSGQENLLVVHPSADTYAVLSATCTHVGCPMGFDGTEAVCPCHLSRFATDGKVTHPPATVPLKTYVATYNAGTQVLSISLKAGDETFPAVVNGKLTLTFAQFPDLQNAGGMVSGKPTGYGKTVFIFKLADGTYSAVDSICPHQQCEVGFEASLDELLCPCHASTFTKTGTVTQGPATSDLKTFTVAPGASEVVVTIP, encoded by the coding sequence GTGAGCTCGTCGCGCCGGGACTTCTTCAAGAAAGTGTTGGGAACGGGCGCCGTGGTCGCGGGGCTGCCGGCGTGCGCGCCGGACATCGACCCCGCGCCGGTGCTGGATGTGCCGATGCCGGGCGAGGACGGCATCGTGGCGCTGGTGGTGCAGCGCTACCCGGACCTGTCCCGCACGGGCGGCGCGGTGACGCTGCGCTTCCCGGGCGGCTCCGGTCAGGAGAACCTGCTGGTGGTGCACCCGTCGGCGGACACCTACGCGGTGCTGTCCGCCACGTGCACCCACGTGGGCTGCCCCATGGGCTTCGACGGCACGGAGGCCGTGTGCCCCTGCCACCTGTCCCGCTTCGCCACCGACGGCAAGGTGACGCACCCGCCCGCCACGGTGCCGCTGAAGACGTACGTGGCCACGTACAACGCGGGCACGCAGGTGCTGAGCATCTCGCTCAAGGCCGGTGACGAGACCTTCCCCGCCGTGGTCAACGGGAAGCTGACCCTCACCTTCGCCCAGTTCCCCGACCTGCAGAACGCGGGCGGCATGGTGAGCGGGAAGCCCACCGGCTACGGCAAGACGGTGTTCATCTTCAAGCTGGCGGACGGCACGTACTCGGCGGTGGACTCCATCTGTCCGCACCAGCAGTGCGAAGTGGGCTTCGAGGCCAGCCTCGACGAGCTGCTCTGCCCCTGCCACGCGTCGACGTTCACCAAGACGGGCACCGTGACGCAGGGCCCGGCCACCAGCGACCTGAAGACGTTCACGGTGGCGCCGGGCGCGTCCGAGGTGGTCGTCACCATCCCCTGA